The following is a genomic window from Hypomesus transpacificus isolate Combined female chromosome 14, fHypTra1, whole genome shotgun sequence.
TCCTGTGAGAGGTGGTCTGGGCTGGAAAAGAGAACACTCTGTCTCAAACTGCAGGAGTAGAGCATGTTATTCAgtctttcatcctctctcttaaTCAGCAGTTTTTCAAGACCCTTTCCTGCCAGCAGTCATCACTGCCAGTAGGGCTGTCTCTCCTGCCCTGacccctaaaacacacacacacacacacactccggacAGTCAGAGAACAGGGATATGGAGAAACACAGCGGAAAAAACGGCCTCTgttccaccacccctctctcacccctccatctccacgtcctcctctccttcctgcttCCGTTGGTGCTTGTCCCCTCTCCGTTCTCCTTCTCTCCGGTCTGCTGGAGCGGGACAGTCATCATGCTCCTCCACAAGCAGCAGACggcagagaacacacactccttgaactcacgcacacacacacggcctacTGAACGGACACCGTTTGAAGGGACACGACAAAAGGACCACATGTATTGAGGCTGGTTTTTATTCAGGGCAGACGAGCTCTGTCATGCCATCGGAAAGCCTGGATGAGACCACGACTGGAACTCGACAGGGGGGAACAGACAGTGTTCGTCAGGCCTCTGTGTCTGGGTGGGTCCCTCTGCTACCAGGGGATGCTGTTACCCTTCCAGTCCAACAGAGTCCCACGGTGCTGCTCCGTGAGCGATGACATCACTCCCAGCATGCCCCGGACGCTGTCCTTCCTTGGCAGGGGAGCCTGTCAGCAACAGAGCGGATGTGATCGTGGACGTGCTGAAGCCATGCCCGCTTTCATACATATCAACCTtgagtctttctttctctttcgttCGCtacctttctctgtctttcgctctctttttcttgtTCTCTTTCGATTGAATTGAATTAAATGAATTCCAatcacatctctctgtctctgtctgtctgtctgtctctctctcttgctctctctttctttcattcattCTACCCCCAATGCCTGTTACCCCCTCCGCTAACCTCTGACCCGCCCATGTCCGTCTGGACCCAGCCGGGGTGGATAGCCGTCACCAGGATGCCGTCCTTCCTCAGGTCCTCTGCCAGGCAGCGAGTCAGCATGTTCAGCGCCACCTGGTGGACAGGAGGACAAACAGCACTGAGGACCATCAACATGCAGGAAACACAGGGCAGTGACCTGCTTTAGTACTACCctgcccaccccacccccatccccttctcccatcCCCTTTTCCCATCCCCCTTGCTCTGTGCGGTAGTGCAGAAGGCGCAGTACCTTGCTTGTCCTGTAGGGGTACATGGGCGCCATACGAAAGCTCTCATAGCACTTTTCAATGGAGGAGATCAACGTGGAGACGTTGATGATGGCTGCCTTTCGACAGGACAACCCTGACTCTGAAGCTTGAGCTGCTGCCCTCTGCAGCAGAGGCATCAACTCCTGTAGGAGAGACAGTCAAGACATGGATAGTTTACAGGGATGAAGATGCATGTTTCTGATTCAATAACCGACAGGAGAATACTGATGAGTCGGCTAGTACTTGTAACATTGGGCCGCGTATAGCTCAGTGCAGTTCAAGacgttgcaggttcaaatccctccccTGTAAATCCCTTTTACGCATACATGCTCATAACGTGCAAAAGTATTATCTATTATTGGTGGTTAACTCTGGTGCTCCTCCTGTCTATGACGGCAGCAGAACCCACGGGTTAGTAGGCGATATCCCACCTCtcattcacatttagtcatttagcagacgctcttatccagagcgacttacagtaagtacagagacattccccccgaggcaagtagggtgaagtgccttgcccaaggacacaacatcatgtggcactgcagaaaaatcgatccggcaaccttctgattactagcctgactccatcaccgctcagccatctgactccctcatgGTTTACAGCTTTAATGTATGGATGTGTCAATGCAGTGCGTAGGGGCGTAGGGGCGGGCACCGACCTTGGAGAGCAGCATGGGCCCCACCACGTTGGTCCGGTAGACGTCCATCATGTCGTCGGCGCCCGTCTGCGCCAGGCTGCCGGGAATGGGACGGTTGACGGCAGCGTTGTTCACCAGTAGGTTCAGGcctgcctcccccagcctggtgGACACCAGCTGGCAGGCAGCCGACACGCTGGCCGCATCCGACACGTCTGGGACACAGGATGTGACATGCGGGTGAGTTTGCCAACAACAACATTCCATCAAACTCAATCGCAGGAGAGTCGTTTTCCTGTCAAAACACGTAATTTGCGGAATTATGCAACATATGGGATGttagtagcctggctgccagcccaatttaacCCCGCCCACAAATTTTTGTTGtggggaagttgggtctgggtttgttagttttgggaaaaagtatgtccaaacaggagctgttcggaccaatcaaattgtcagggtgggctttatacgatgatggacagatgatcaacagtaacgtaatcaaccacgtcaccaaagagcgcttgggttgacttcattttcaacaaacaacatattacgttgctctgattggttgtaggtctatccaattgagtgaagaggcatttttttccgggttcggttgaaacccgccccatactcacagtagcctgacgttgtcatactcataattctagtcagaatatgagtctgagaactctccgttgggctttgactacagggcgtgtttcaaacaagcctggaaaacaaatgcctcttcgctcaattggatagatctacaaccaatcagagcaacagagtatgtgacgtatgttaagcaccgcatagttgttgtcaacagaactaaactacaagcagacttgaagtatgcttgaagaatgaatacaaacgatttttgccggtgttgtaaaattaatttaagggtagggagagtacttgttcacacggtcaacctttttgagcaaaacaataaagggcaatgcatatacgaacaagttctccgtttaggattacaactccagctgataaattaaacttttaccgaatcccgtaggaaggacggcaaaaacatattttccattgacaaatgccttgattgcgtctctctgttactctttcaaaattaatgcgctgtcgatgtcttctaaaacagactcgatggcagaatcataacatcccagatctccagcggtagccatggttgttcaaaacgaattcaacttaaacgctcttttgtgacgtgggtgattacgttactgttgatcatctgtccatcatcctataaagcccgcccggcaatttaattggttcgcccagattctggttttctgtagttggtccccaatacgagaccctccagacccaacttcccgaccaaatttttttgggggcggggagaagttgggctggcagccaggctatactcacagcccaacggaacggtttcagactcatattctgactagaattatgagtatgacaacatcaggctaatCTAAGGAAAAACAATGGTGCTTAAAAGCATAGCAGGATTACGGTATGTTATAGTAGAATATCTATATATAGATATTCCCAAATTAGTCAATTAAAATTATTGGGATGAACACAAGACATGAGCCCAGATTCACACACTGAGCCAGAACACGAACATGTTTAAATTCAGGCACGCCTGTTGTAGACAGCTGTGATGATTCAGTGACCAGCAGAGGGCTGACATTACATTGACATTtcgttcatttagcagatgtttttcTCCAAAGCAATATGCAAATAGAGCTTGTAGAAACAACATAAAATCAAGGATCAAAAGTGAACTGTGAACTGAACGGTCTGCATGTACCAGACACAAAAGAACCACATTTCAGCTTGCAGGCACGAAGAACAATAACAGCATCTCAGCTACAGTGCTACAGTGAGATCTCAGCTACAGTGCTACAGTGAGATCTCAGCTACAGTGCTACAGTGAGATCTCAGCTACAGTGCTACAGTGAGATCTCAGCTACAGTGCTACAGTGAGATCTCAGCTACAGTGCTACAGTGAGATCTCAGCTACAGTGCTACAGTGAGATCTCAGCTACAGTGCTACAGTGAGATCTCAGCTACAGTGCTACAGTGAGATCTCAGCTACAGTGCTACAGTGAGATCTCAGCTATCGTGTTACATAGTACAGTGCAGATGTAGAACGTCCTATCTTAAGTGCAGCATCAAACACGTATGGGTGGAGTCTCTtctctacgactggtctggatcATAAATAACATTAAGTTAAAGTAATTtaaagcctccctccctcccatctctcccccccctccctcccaccctcctacgttacccttctgctcctcctcctccatcacatcACCCACATCCCTTACCCAGTGTTACTATGATGACCATCTGCGGGTGCCTCTGGGACAGCTCTCGCAGGTCCTGCCGACAGCAAGAAATACCAGAGGTCAGAGGGCCAAACATACCATAATACCACAGCACCACGGCAACCATAGCTTCTGTACATCACAGGCTCTACTACCTATAGTTGGACAGAGATgcattgtgtaaatgtttgagTAAATGTATTAGCGCAAGTTCAGTTAGGCAACACCGATACTTGCACTCGGGCATCCTGGCTAATGTTTCACAACTTACTCCCCCCGCCAAGAACGCTCTACTTCCCCTCTTCCCTATGTCGGGCTGTCGTCTGGGTTTCAGTATCGATTAGCGCTCTCGTCGGTCAATTAACACTGTCAAATCTTCCTCGTAGCTTTCAGCCTATCACAATGATGCCGTGCCTTTAAATatgattctctccctgtgtagtttgcccatgctatcaagtgcgcgaccctccgcctccccgtcgccacccgTTGCCTTTGTCGTTGTTCTTCGTCTCCTCTGGCTGGGTCACCAGGGTCTGGACCCCATGGGGGATTGTTCTTTGGATGCTGGGCAGGTGCCCTTTGATCAATAATTCCCCATGGGGTCTAAGCTCTTAACACTTGTAGTACATTTAACATTCTGTAAATAAACGTCACTTTACTcatcccaggtctctcctgattgaatgACCTGTACTGTCAGACCTGGTCAGTCAGCAGCAGCACTGCTAGGTCCCACCAAGAGGGGACATCAGAGACCTATGTACGTGCATGGGTACCTTAGCTCTCTCTGGTTCTCGACAGCCAGCGAAGATCAGCTGAGGCGGGTTGGTGGACTCTGCCAGCTGCCTGACGAGCTCCAGACCGATGCCCCTGTTGGCCCCCGTCACCAGAACACTGCTCCCCACACCAGATGCCATGGGGCTGCTTCTGTCACCCAGGAAGTAGACCAGTCCCACCAGACCTGTTCACCCAGGAAGTAGACCGGTCTCGCCAGACGTGTTCAACCAGGAAATAGACCGGTCTTGCCAGACCTCTTCACCCAGGAAATAGACCGGTCCCACCAGACCTGTTCACCCAGGAAATAGACCGGTCCCACCAGACCTGTTCACCCTGGAAATAGACCGGTCACACCAGACCTGTTCACCCAGGAAATAGACCGTTCCCACCAGACCTGTTCACCCAGGAAATAGACCATTCCCACCAGACCTGTTCACCCAGGAAATAGACCGGTCCCACCAGATGTCGCCCAGAACACGTGCCACGGGTCCTGCCACAGACAGTACCCTCACCCCACTGAGACACCTCGGAGACACCACCAATGGGAAGAATGTCTGGCTATAGGTGTGTGCCTGAATGAGGAAGTACCAGCTTGATGGGGGAGTGTTCGAGCGTCACCTAGAATCCAAAGTTTAACTGATGTACTTTGACACCTGTGGCTGACGTGACTCATCAAAAAAACATATAGATATCCCCGTTTTGTACGTCTCAGCCACGCCGGTCCCAAGAAGCCGACTGGGCCATGTTCACTGGTCTGACGAGTTGAGACAGGCTGATACCGTGTGCTACTATTGCACACAAATCAAATGTTACAATTACTAGTTTTCCAGAGAAGACGAGGAAAAACGTGGGATGTGTCCGAGAAAAGCTATACAGCCGCTGTATTGACATGCCAGAGATCCCACCGTAGTTCTCGATATGCTCCAGGAGAATTTGATGATCAACAGGGTAAAAGGGCTGCGCTCAGGTCCAGGACAACCACGAGAACCACGAGagccaggagaaccaggagaaCCATGGTGGATGGAGCCTGCATCAGAGACCAGCTGTGAATCACTAACCACCTCGCCGAATGCTGTTTCAGTACTGAAtgttttggagagagagagagagagagagagagagagagagagagagagagagagagagagagagagagggagagagagagagagagagagagagagacccagagaggtagaaagaggggAACACATGCAGAAATGTAATGTGAGTCGGAATCCAACCCGGGCCTCTGTGTTAGGGGCGTCTCTGTGTTAGGGGCGTCACACTGAGCCAACCCTATCCACGACATCCTCAAACATGAGCATACTGGTTCTAACTCATGTCATTGGGGTCTGAAGTGGATGTTTAGATGTTTAAGAAACACTACACAGAACCTGGTTCTGAATCCGTAAATTTTCACTTATTGTCCACAGCAGCAGTTGCAGCATTCTCAGCAGAGCTGCAGTGATGATGGTGCAGTGCCACATGATGTCCACCAGGAGGAGCAGCTGAcgtggagaggaggtggaaaCTGATGACTCGATGTGGAGAGGGCATGCAAAGTTGCTACATGTCACAGATCAAGCACGTACCACGTTCGTTTGAAGACAGTAAGACATTTGAGGATCAGAGAGTTGGAATATGACTTAGCGGTGTTAGATGTGTAGATGTATCCAACCTTGTGTGTGTACCAGCCGTCACATGAGAACCAAATCATGATTTAATACTTCTATTAGGAACAGAGTTGTTGTAAATAGATATATTTTATTCTATCCcaattccctctcccccctctcgtctctcacccccctccaaacctcaacccccctcacccccctctcggGTACTGTAGGTGACGCCTGTTGATTCATCGCGAGACAAATCTTGTTGACATTTCTCACCAACTCATCCCTTTAGGACTTACTCAATGTCATGCATTTACATACAGGAATTtgcacgtgtacacacacacacaaacacacacacacacacacacacacatacaaactcacacacactcggagGGAGAACAAAGAGCAGCTGTTGCAAACAGGTTTCCATGGTGACCAGGTGACGTTTTACATTCCGGCGGCAGAACTCAGATTTCAGGCTATTTGTTTCTCTCAGGACTCGTAGCTAACTCTCAACTACACCTGGAGCTTCTCACCAcctgttcctgcccccccccccacacacacacacacacacacacacacacacacacacacactagcttcctccagctccagcttctgTAACAAACACAACTTTGTATTATTGTTACCAGCACACCCCACACCCTGCTATTTTGCTAATGCAGACATACAGCATATCAGTTGACTATAGATATCATAGATATCTGTTCACTCTACGCCGGGTCAACAGAAGAGCAGGAAACAGGAGACATACAGTCATTCCTTAGGGTCTTTTAGCTGCTTTGGTAACACTCAAGTCCTCGTCCATGTGATCTCAGTCAGGAGGAAGCACTGTAACGCTCAGCAGGTAGATATGGaaatgagaaagaaaaacagcCATCACATGAAACGGCTACTTCCTGCAGTCAGCCAATCCCCTTCCCTTGTTGTCCGGCTGCCACTTGATCCTGTCATGCCGGAAAAGACAGAACAACAGAGGACAGGAATGTGTTCAAGCCTGTCCGTCTCCCGGGAGGCCAGGGGATACACACACCGacgccttacacacacacacacacacacctcacagacacacacacattgtacaccTGCCCTAGCTAAATGACCAGCCAGTCCGACTGGCCCCGACCGCTTGCAGAAACACAGTGCTGGGTTTGTGTCTGACCGGTATAGATCCACATCTCCATATCTCTGGGTCATGGTCATACAATACGTAGCCAAGCCCAGGGAGACTATCACATTCTCTGTTGAAGTCCCTCCATAACAATCACACAGTCATTAATCAACTGCAGATTGAGTTGTTAACGACCTGTCTCCTTGTTTTGTCTGTCCAACACAAAAGACAGCAGGCTGGCCCAGTCAGCCAGCCCCCGTGTGACACGGAAAAGGAACATGCCCAATGCGTGTGTGTCACCGTGTCGCAGCGTTTGACTCCGGCCCTGTGGAATGCTGGGTAGGCAGACTAGAACCGGAGGAATGCTGGTAGGTATCAGCAGGGTGCTGTGTAATGGGCAGCGAGGTccatgtgggagggagggggtggggggggtggggtgagatTGTACTGGGAATGCAGGTGCCAGGGCAGACAGGCTGGTCTGACAGCATACTCAAACCCCACCCTTGCGATCCTCCAGCACATTCCACATAACTTTTTCACGAGTCAGAGCCCTGCGCTGGTTcccctcacctgtgtgtgtgtggatggaatgtgtgtgtgggtcttttgcctgtgtgtgtgtgtgtgcgtgtgtactgaCATGTAACTATGCTGTACAGTATTCATGGAAGCATCTCCCCTCAGTTCAAACGGAGCAGCACTTCAGTCTCTCATGAATCATTGACGCCTGTCCTGGAGTGAGCCTCGCTGTGCTTTGTCACTGCTTCAATCTCTGGCTCTCTGAAGCTTCACTGATTCTGTCTTTGGTTCTCTGAAGCTTCATCGAGGCTGCCAAGACTACGGCTGCACATGCCCGTCACATGATGTGGCTGCGTGTGTTTGGACGCGTGAGCAAGCAGTGGATCTGTACGTGACGACAACATTTCTCCTCACGACGATTACAATGAATGAATTTGAATGTTCTAAGAAAGGAGAAACTGAAATGGTTTGGTGAGCAAACACTGAACTACTTGATAAGATCGAGGGTCAGATACTAGAGTTGGAGGCCAGTGGAAACAGGCCtgcgtgattgtgtgtgtgtgtgtgtgtgggggggggggggtccagctTCTCTTGTGTCTGAAGGCAGGATGTGaagagagacaccagaggaaaCACTGCCTGGCTGTCATCACCTGTCACACCCAGACTTACACCGTGTACAGAACATAACCTACCAACCATCACAcaggaatacatttacatttattcatttagcagacgcttttatccaaatacCTATTCTAGAACCCAATAGGTATCTAGCAGGTTGTAGGAGAGGCTTGTTTCCATAACAATGAGTTTTGTTGCATGTTTATCTATGGGTATtctggagaagagaagagagaggagggcgagaggagaagagagcagaaggagaagagaggagaggtgagagttTAAGCTATCTTATCAGCAGCTCCACACAGCTTGCTTACACGACTGACTCGCATAGCTGACATTCCTGGGCTGCTGCAGATGGAAACTGGAATGGAAGCAGTTGTGGAAATTAATTAACATGGGGTTAGTCTCTCCAGGGTGTGGCTGCGGGGATGTGGAGGTGAAACAGACCCTGTTACACAGTCTCTCCTCCGCACAGACCCTTTCTCTGTCCTGGCTGGGGGAGAGGTgctgagggtggggggagagcaaGGAGGGAACAGGGACAGGAATCAGAGGACAACATAGTTTACCTCTCGTAAATATGGGCGTGTGTTCAACGGGGAATCTGGTTTTGTCAAAAGCTATTTTGGTCAGCTGGTTGGTTGAGTGTCTGCAGCATCTCCAGAACTTGTGTCTTCAGTAGTCAGATGATGAAAGGCTTtctgtctccaggtgtttgTACCTGCATGCTGACATGGCGTTG
Proteins encoded in this region:
- the zgc:158868 gene encoding C-factor, which encodes MASGVGSSVLVTGANRGIGLELVRQLAESTNPPQLIFAGCREPERAKDLRELSQRHPQMVIIVTLDVSDAASVSAACQLVSTRLGEAGLNLLVNNAAVNRPIPGSLAQTGADDMMDVYRTNVVGPMLLSKELMPLLQRAAAQASESGLSCRKAAIINVSTLISSIEKCYESFRMAPMYPYRTSKVALNMLTRCLAEDLRKDGILVTAIHPGWVQTDMGGSEAPLPRKDSVRGMLGVMSSLTEQHRGTLLDWKGNSIPW